A single region of the Paroceanicella profunda genome encodes:
- a CDS encoding M20 family metallopeptidase codes for MSTRDAALKVSAEYFDKGGFQADLARLVAFPTESQEAHGAPHLMDYLTQAMIPMLTGMGFTTQLHENPAGAGPILTAERIEDPALPTVLSYGHGDVIRAQTDQWRAGLAPFELIEEGERLYGRGTADNKSQHLINLRAWAALIEANGRLGFNAKVLIEMGEESGSPGLKAFCEAQRALLAADVFIASDGPRLSPARPTIFTGSRGGVMFDLVVELREGAHHSGNFGGLLADPAIILAHALASITDRRGQIRVPEWRPDSLTPRIREVLAVLPPVEAGIPLDADWGEESLTPAERVFGWNSFAVLAMTSGVPAAPVNAIAGRARATCQLRHVVGTPVEDILPALRRHLDAEGFDRVKIVPANRGSFPATRLDPDHPWVRFTSRSLEQTTGLAPHLLPNLGGSLPNDCFADVLGLPTIWVPHSYAGCSQHAPDEHILKPLARQALLGMTGLFADIAAATDLPGKDA; via the coding sequence ATGAGCACACGTGACGCGGCGCTGAAGGTCAGCGCGGAATATTTCGACAAGGGCGGCTTCCAGGCCGACCTCGCCCGGCTGGTGGCCTTCCCGACCGAGAGCCAGGAGGCCCATGGCGCGCCGCACCTGATGGACTATCTCACGCAGGCGATGATCCCGATGCTCACCGGCATGGGGTTCACCACGCAGCTTCACGAGAACCCCGCCGGCGCCGGCCCCATCCTCACCGCCGAACGCATCGAGGACCCCGCCCTGCCCACGGTGCTGAGCTACGGCCACGGCGACGTGATCCGCGCCCAGACCGACCAGTGGCGCGCGGGCCTCGCCCCCTTCGAGCTGATCGAGGAGGGCGAGCGGCTCTACGGCCGCGGCACCGCGGACAACAAGAGCCAGCACCTGATCAACCTGCGCGCCTGGGCGGCGCTGATCGAGGCGAACGGGCGCCTGGGCTTCAACGCCAAGGTGCTGATCGAGATGGGCGAGGAATCCGGCTCCCCCGGGCTCAAGGCCTTCTGCGAGGCGCAGCGGGCGCTGCTGGCGGCGGACGTGTTCATCGCCTCGGACGGCCCGCGCCTCTCCCCCGCACGGCCGACGATCTTCACCGGCTCGCGCGGCGGCGTGATGTTCGACCTGGTGGTGGAGCTGCGCGAGGGCGCGCACCACTCCGGCAACTTCGGCGGGCTGCTGGCGGACCCGGCGATCATCCTCGCCCATGCGCTGGCCAGCATCACCGACCGGCGCGGCCAGATCCGCGTGCCCGAGTGGCGCCCCGACAGCCTGACCCCGCGCATCCGCGAGGTGCTCGCGGTGCTGCCGCCGGTGGAAGCCGGCATCCCGCTCGACGCGGACTGGGGCGAGGAGAGCCTCACCCCCGCCGAGCGCGTGTTCGGCTGGAACAGTTTCGCCGTGCTCGCGATGACCTCCGGCGTGCCCGCGGCCCCGGTGAACGCCATCGCCGGCCGGGCCCGCGCCACCTGCCAGCTCCGCCACGTGGTCGGCACGCCGGTGGAGGACATCCTGCCCGCCCTGCGCCGTCACCTGGACGCCGAGGGCTTCGACAGGGTGAAGATCGTCCCGGCGAACCGCGGCAGCTTCCCCGCCACCCGGCTGGACCCGGACCACCCCTGGGTGCGCTTCACCTCCCGGTCGCTGGAGCAGACCACCGGCCTCGCGCCGCACCTGCTGCCCAACCTCGGCGGCTCGCTGCCCAATGACTGCTTCGCCGACGTGCTGGGCCTGCCGACGATCTGGGTGCCGCACAGCTATGCCGGCTGCTCGCAGCACGCGCCGGACGAGCACATCCTCAAGCCGCTGGCCCGCCAGGCCCTGCTGGGCATGACCGGCCTCTTCGCCGACATCGCCGCCGCCACGGACCTGCCGGG
- a CDS encoding dipeptide ABC transporter ATP-binding protein: protein MTDPILSIRGLTVDLPPRADRAHAVEGLTLEIQPREIVCIVGESGSGKSITAFTTMGLLPRALTPSAGEVIFEGRDLLKLSPGAHAKLRGSRMAMIFQEPMSALNPCYTVGDQIEEMFESHTDLPRAERRARTMRLLEEVRLPEPERIYSSYPHQLSGGQRQRIVIAMALALDPALLIADEPTTALDLSTQAQILHLLKELREKHSAGIMFVTHDFDVVAEIADRVVVMQHGRIVEQGTAEEVLNRPRHPYTRLLIDAVPRRTRAVHASLDGRPEVLRVEGLNKTYHVKGTMFRASRTVAACRDIRFSVRRGETLGIVGESGSGKSTLVKCLIRLEDPDSGSVWVGADDIAAYSRRALHRFRKQIQIVFQDPYGSLNPRRTIGDQLVEGPVNFGENRAEAMERARELMRIVRLDPEVLNRYPNQFSGGQRQRICIARALMVGPKVLIADEAVSALDVSVQKEVLKLLNEIRDRMGLTVLFITHDLRVAAQVCDNLIVMQDGEIVERGSVDAVFGAPSHPYTRKLLDAQPGQGWVVPDTSKLPPAPDLAPGARSLA from the coding sequence ATGACCGATCCGATCCTGTCGATCCGCGGCCTCACCGTGGACCTGCCGCCGCGCGCCGACCGTGCCCATGCGGTGGAGGGCCTCACGCTGGAGATCCAGCCGCGCGAGATCGTCTGCATCGTGGGCGAGAGCGGCTCCGGCAAGTCCATCACCGCCTTCACCACGATGGGCCTGCTGCCGCGCGCGCTCACCCCCTCCGCCGGAGAGGTGATCTTCGAGGGCCGCGACCTGCTGAAGCTCTCGCCCGGCGCCCATGCGAAGCTGCGCGGATCGCGCATGGCGATGATCTTCCAGGAGCCGATGTCGGCGCTGAACCCGTGCTACACGGTCGGCGATCAGATCGAGGAGATGTTCGAGAGCCATACCGACCTGCCCCGGGCCGAGCGGCGCGCCCGCACCATGCGCCTGCTCGAGGAGGTGCGCCTGCCGGAGCCGGAGCGCATCTATTCCTCCTACCCGCACCAGCTCTCGGGCGGCCAGCGCCAGCGCATCGTGATCGCGATGGCACTCGCCCTCGACCCGGCGCTGCTGATCGCCGACGAGCCGACCACGGCGCTGGACCTCTCCACCCAGGCGCAGATCCTGCACCTGCTCAAGGAGCTGCGGGAGAAGCACTCCGCCGGCATCATGTTCGTGACCCATGACTTCGACGTGGTCGCCGAGATCGCCGACCGCGTGGTGGTGATGCAGCACGGCCGCATCGTGGAGCAGGGCACGGCGGAGGAGGTGCTCAACCGCCCCCGCCACCCCTATACCCGCCTGCTGATCGACGCGGTGCCGCGCCGCACCCGCGCGGTGCATGCCAGCCTCGACGGCCGCCCGGAAGTGCTGCGCGTGGAGGGGCTGAACAAGACCTACCACGTGAAGGGCACGATGTTCCGCGCCTCGCGCACCGTGGCGGCCTGCCGCGACATCCGCTTCTCCGTGCGCCGCGGCGAGACGCTGGGCATCGTGGGCGAGAGCGGCTCGGGCAAGTCCACCCTGGTCAAATGCCTGATCCGGCTGGAAGACCCGGACAGCGGCTCGGTCTGGGTGGGGGCGGATGACATCGCCGCCTATTCCCGCCGCGCGCTGCACCGCTTCCGCAAGCAGATCCAGATCGTGTTCCAGGACCCGTACGGCTCGCTCAACCCGCGCCGGACCATCGGGGACCAGCTCGTCGAGGGCCCGGTGAATTTCGGCGAGAACCGGGCCGAGGCGATGGAGCGCGCGCGCGAGCTGATGCGCATCGTGCGGCTGGACCCGGAGGTGCTGAACCGCTACCCGAACCAGTTCTCCGGCGGCCAGCGCCAGCGAATCTGCATCGCCCGCGCCCTGATGGTCGGGCCCAAGGTGCTGATCGCGGACGAGGCGGTCTCCGCCCTCGACGTCTCGGTGCAGAAGGAGGTGCTGAAGCTGCTGAACGAGATCCGGGACCGCATGGGCCTCACCGTGCTGTTCATCACGCATGACCTGCGCGTGGCCGCCCAGGTCTGCGACAATCTCATCGTGATGCAGGACGGCGAGATCGTGGAGCGCGGCTCGGTGGACGCGGTGTTCGGCGCGCCCTCGCACCCCTACACCCGCAAGCTGCTGGACGCCCAGCCCGGCCAGGGCTGGGTGGTGCCCGACACCTCGAAGCTGCCCCCCGCGCCGGACCTCGCGCCCGGCGCGCGCAGCCTCGCATGA
- a CDS encoding ABC transporter permease, which produces MTDTTLAPAPGPAAAAAPAPLSPRQAMLRRALRHRGLLFGLAVMLVIVVVAVFAPLLTIYSPYDQSLLARMKPPVFLGGAEEHWLGTDALGRDFWARLAYGARISLMIGLFAAVISALIGSVLGILAGYFGGKVDLAVTFLINVRLAMPVVLVALAVVALFGGSLTVVILVLGLLLWDRFAVVLRAATMQVRKLEYVAAAEVLGASLPRVLWKDILPNVMNHLIVIFTLEMAHAIILEAALSFLGLGVQPPTPSWGLMISEGRTMLLFEPWMITIPGVALFFLVLSINMLGDGVRDVTAPEGRN; this is translated from the coding sequence ATGACGGATACAACCCTCGCCCCCGCCCCCGGCCCCGCGGCGGCCGCGGCCCCGGCGCCGCTCTCCCCGCGTCAGGCGATGCTGCGCCGCGCGCTGCGCCACCGCGGGCTGCTGTTCGGCCTTGCCGTGATGCTGGTCATCGTGGTGGTGGCGGTCTTCGCGCCGCTGCTGACCATCTACAGCCCCTACGACCAGAGCCTGCTGGCGCGGATGAAGCCGCCGGTGTTCCTCGGCGGAGCGGAGGAACACTGGCTGGGCACCGACGCGCTGGGGCGCGACTTCTGGGCCCGGCTGGCCTATGGAGCGCGCATCTCGCTGATGATCGGGCTGTTCGCGGCCGTGATCTCGGCGCTCATCGGCTCCGTTCTGGGCATCCTGGCCGGGTATTTCGGCGGCAAGGTCGACCTCGCGGTCACCTTCCTCATCAACGTCCGCCTCGCCATGCCGGTGGTGCTGGTGGCGCTGGCAGTGGTGGCGCTGTTCGGCGGCTCGCTCACCGTGGTGATCCTGGTGCTGGGCCTCCTGCTGTGGGACCGCTTCGCCGTGGTGCTGCGCGCCGCGACGATGCAGGTGCGCAAGCTCGAATACGTGGCCGCAGCGGAGGTACTGGGCGCCTCCCTGCCCCGGGTGCTGTGGAAGGACATCCTGCCCAACGTGATGAACCACCTCATCGTGATCTTCACGCTGGAGATGGCGCACGCCATCATCCTGGAGGCGGCGCTCTCCTTCCTCGGGCTGGGCGTGCAGCCGCCCACCCCCTCCTGGGGGCTGATGATCTCGGAGGGCAGGACCATGCTGCTGTTCGAGCCCTGGATGATCACCATTCCCGGCGTGGCGCTGTTCTTCCTCGTCCTGTCGATCAACATGCTGGGCGACGGCGTGCGCGATGTCACCGCCCCGGAGGGCCGCAACTGA
- a CDS encoding ABC transporter permease has protein sequence MFLFILKRLVLAICVALTVSAISFGLLYMAGDPAVAIAGENASQQDVDAITARYGFDRPLLVQYGAWLGGALSGDLGRSWYFDLPVADLVSDRLGVTMLLGVLAISFALLLAIPMGVAAAMRPNSLIDRAALFISVVGQAIPSFWFGLILIVVFSINLGLVPASGSTTWKHFILPTVVLGYYATPAIMRLTRAGMLEVLSADYIRTARAKGLSGRKVLFKHALRNAIIPVISLAAVQMGFMLGGSIVVESIFALHGAGFLAWESIGRNDLPVMQALILIFSLFYILFTFFADVLNAWMDPRLRVG, from the coding sequence ATGTTTCTATTCATCCTCAAGCGGCTGGTGCTGGCGATCTGCGTGGCACTCACCGTGTCGGCGATCAGCTTCGGGCTGCTCTACATGGCGGGCGACCCGGCTGTCGCCATCGCCGGCGAGAACGCCTCGCAGCAGGACGTGGACGCCATCACCGCACGCTACGGCTTCGACCGCCCGCTGCTGGTGCAATACGGCGCCTGGCTGGGCGGCGCGCTCTCGGGCGACCTCGGGCGCTCGTGGTACTTCGACCTGCCGGTGGCCGATCTCGTGTCCGACCGCCTGGGCGTGACCATGCTGCTGGGCGTGCTCGCCATCAGTTTCGCGCTGCTGCTCGCCATCCCGATGGGCGTGGCCGCGGCCATGCGCCCGAATTCGCTGATCGACCGCGCGGCGCTGTTCATCTCGGTGGTGGGGCAGGCGATCCCGTCGTTCTGGTTCGGGCTCATCCTGATCGTGGTCTTCTCGATCAACCTCGGGCTGGTGCCGGCCTCCGGCTCGACCACCTGGAAGCATTTCATCCTGCCCACCGTGGTGCTGGGCTACTACGCCACCCCGGCCATCATGCGCCTCACCCGCGCGGGCATGCTGGAGGTGCTCTCGGCGGATTACATCCGCACCGCCCGGGCCAAGGGGCTGAGCGGCCGCAAGGTGCTGTTCAAACACGCGCTGCGCAATGCGATCATCCCGGTGATCTCGCTGGCGGCGGTGCAGATGGGCTTCATGCTCGGCGGCTCCATCGTGGTCGAGTCGATCTTCGCGCTGCACGGGGCGGGCTTCCTCGCCTGGGAATCGATCGGTCGCAACGACCTTCCGGTGATGCAGGCGCTGATCCTCATCTTCTCGCTGTTCTACATCCTTTTCACCTTCTTTGCCGATGTGTTGAACGCGTGGATGGACCCGCGCCTGCGCGTGGGCTGA
- a CDS encoding ABC transporter substrate-binding protein, translating to MKPSALLLSTALTALSLGTATTALADKASDTLNLAFSKELETVDVYFNTAREGLLMDHAVWDGLLYRNPETGEYEGNLATEWTWIDDVTMEFKLRQGVKFHNGEPFTADDVVYTVGFVTNPENGVKNTATVGWMDHAEKIDDYTVRIILKAPFPAAEEYLAGPLAMYPDEYYAEVGPTGMGMKPVGTGPMKITELEPGKHYTLERNDDYFDGPKGHSAIAKVDIRTIPDVNTQIAEFFNGTLDFLWNVPADQAEKLGQMDAYTVVNAPAMRIGYLTMDAAGRADPEGPMTKEKVRQAIYHAIDRQTILDALVKGSSKVIDSACAPVQFACAQDLPTYDYDPEKAKALLAEAGYPDGFTIDFYAYRDRPYAEAMMGYLEAVGIKTNLVYMQYSALREKRMKGEVPLSFLTWGSNSVADASASTGEFFTGSDRDDAQDPEIIKWIGEADSTTDREKRKALYKQVLTKIVDEAYWVPLFTYNVNYVLGPDVAYTPTDDEIVRFYAFDWK from the coding sequence ATGAAACCGTCTGCTCTGCTCTTGAGCACCGCCCTGACCGCCCTGTCGTTGGGCACGGCCACCACCGCGCTGGCCGACAAGGCAAGCGATACGCTCAACCTGGCCTTCAGCAAGGAACTCGAGACCGTCGACGTCTACTTCAACACCGCGCGCGAAGGCCTGCTGATGGACCACGCCGTGTGGGACGGCCTGCTCTACCGCAACCCGGAGACCGGCGAGTACGAGGGCAACCTGGCCACGGAGTGGACCTGGATCGACGATGTCACGATGGAATTCAAGCTCCGCCAGGGCGTGAAATTCCACAACGGCGAGCCGTTCACCGCCGATGACGTGGTCTACACCGTGGGTTTCGTCACCAACCCCGAGAACGGTGTGAAGAACACCGCCACCGTGGGCTGGATGGACCATGCCGAGAAGATCGACGATTACACCGTCCGCATCATCCTCAAGGCGCCCTTCCCGGCGGCGGAGGAGTATCTCGCCGGCCCGCTGGCGATGTACCCGGACGAATACTATGCCGAGGTCGGCCCCACCGGCATGGGCATGAAGCCCGTCGGCACCGGCCCGATGAAGATCACCGAGCTTGAGCCCGGCAAGCACTACACGCTGGAGCGCAACGACGATTACTTCGACGGGCCGAAGGGCCATTCGGCAATCGCGAAGGTCGACATCCGCACCATTCCCGACGTGAACACCCAGATCGCCGAATTCTTCAACGGCACGCTGGACTTCCTGTGGAACGTGCCCGCCGACCAGGCCGAGAAGCTGGGGCAGATGGACGCCTACACGGTGGTGAATGCCCCGGCCATGCGCATCGGCTACCTCACCATGGACGCCGCCGGCCGCGCGGACCCGGAGGGCCCGATGACCAAGGAGAAGGTCCGCCAGGCGATCTACCATGCCATCGACCGGCAGACCATCCTGGACGCGCTGGTCAAGGGCTCCTCCAAGGTGATCGACAGCGCCTGCGCCCCGGTGCAGTTCGCCTGCGCGCAGGACCTGCCCACCTATGACTACGACCCGGAGAAGGCGAAGGCCCTGCTGGCCGAGGCCGGCTACCCGGACGGCTTCACCATCGACTTCTACGCCTACCGCGACCGGCCCTACGCCGAGGCGATGATGGGCTATCTGGAGGCCGTGGGCATCAAGACCAACCTCGTCTACATGCAGTATTCCGCCCTGCGCGAGAAGCGCATGAAGGGTGAGGTGCCGCTCTCCTTCCTCACCTGGGGCTCGAACTCGGTGGCCGATGCCTCCGCGAGCACCGGCGAGTTCTTCACCGGCTCGGACCGCGATGACGCCCAGGACCCGGAGATCATCAAGTGGATCGGCGAGGCGGATTCCACCACCGACCGCGAGAAGCGCAAGGCCCTCTACAAGCAGGTGCTCACCAAGATCGTGGACGAGGCCTACTGGGTGCCGCTGTTCACCTACAACGTGAACTACGTGCTGGGCCCGGACGTGGCCTACACCCCCACGGATGACGAGATCGTCCGCTTCTACGCCTTCGACTGGAAGTAG
- a CDS encoding GntR family transcriptional regulator, translating to MSSKLKPADRIRTEIEQRIAAGDYLDGEKLNEVALAEQFAVSRTPLREALQALRAVGLVELIPNRGAFVRRPSMTRLVEMFEMMAQMEGWCVKLATRRVTAAQRLYMGQAARDCESALAAGQIDAYYAANNRLHHMIYQASGNAFLAEETENLYRRLDPFRRRQLDMVGRLEQSMSEHTAILEAMDLGDEDRASELMRLHVNTLGATYSDYLTLMEGRRSSAG from the coding sequence ATGAGCAGCAAATTGAAACCCGCAGACCGTATCCGCACGGAAATTGAGCAGAGAATTGCGGCAGGTGATTATCTCGACGGCGAAAAGCTCAACGAGGTTGCCTTGGCCGAACAGTTCGCCGTGTCGCGCACGCCGTTGCGCGAGGCGCTCCAGGCCTTGCGGGCGGTGGGGCTGGTGGAGCTGATTCCGAACCGCGGCGCCTTCGTGCGCCGGCCCTCGATGACGCGGCTGGTGGAGATGTTCGAGATGATGGCCCAGATGGAGGGCTGGTGCGTGAAGCTGGCCACCCGGCGGGTGACGGCGGCGCAGCGGCTCTACATGGGCCAGGCGGCGCGGGACTGCGAGAGCGCGCTGGCCGCCGGGCAGATCGACGCCTATTACGCCGCGAACAACCGGCTGCACCACATGATCTACCAGGCCTCCGGAAACGCCTTCCTGGCCGAGGAGACCGAGAACCTGTACCGCCGGCTGGACCCGTTCCGCCGCCGCCAGCTGGACATGGTCGGCCGGCTGGAGCAGTCCATGAGCGAGCACACCGCCATCCTGGAGGCAATGGACCTCGGCGACGAGGACCGCGCGTCCGAGCTGATGCGCCTGCATGTCAACACGTTGGGCGCCACTTATTCCGACTACCTCACCCTGATGGAAGGCCGCCGCAGCTCCGCCGGCTGA
- a CDS encoding Tex family protein, whose amino-acid sequence MNAVADRITRTIAADIGAKATQVAATVALLDGGATVPFVARYRKEATGGLDDTQLRTLADRLAYLRDMEARRATILQSITEQGKLTDALARAIAGAETKSGLEDIYLPFKPKRRTKAMIARENGLEPLLRGILAQRDADPRDSAAAFLCEAVPTVKDALEGARQILIEELSENATLLGRLREFMRREAEISARVVPGKEAEGAKFSDYFDHRETWSGIPSHRALAILRAAKEEVVTVAIAPDPDTGIPRAEGIIAAEIGIAGSGPGDTWLREAAAWTWRVKLSLSMYIDLMTELRRRAHEEAIEVFARNLKDLLLAAPAGARPTLGLDPGIRTGVKAAVVDATGKLLETATLYPFQPKNDLRGASETLLGLIRRHGIELIAIGNGTASRETERLAAEVIARLPEGMARPTKVVVSEAGASVYSASELAAKEFPDVDVSLRGAVSIARRLQDPLAELVKIEPQSIGVGQYQHDVDQRRLAKALEAVVEDAVNAVGVDLNMASAPLLARVAGLGPSLAQAIVSHRDTHGAFATRKALLKVTGLGPKAFEQSAGFLRIRDGKEPLDASSVHPEAYGVARRIVEACGRDIRAIMGDSAALKGLRPEQFADETFGLPTVRDILAELEKPGRDPRPGFRTASFAEGVETMADLRPGMLLEGTVTNVAAFGAFVDIGVHQDGLVHISQLADRFVKDPHEVVKAGDVVKVRVMEVDAPRKRIGLSMRKDAGAAPRPGRGGDTPSANRAPKPSRPPSGSPKSPSGGKPSGSDMGALGAALSKAMTRKD is encoded by the coding sequence ATGAACGCCGTCGCAGATCGCATCACCCGCACCATCGCCGCCGACATCGGCGCGAAGGCCACCCAGGTGGCCGCCACCGTGGCCCTGCTCGACGGCGGCGCGACCGTCCCCTTCGTGGCGCGTTACCGCAAGGAAGCCACCGGCGGGCTGGACGACACCCAGCTGCGCACCCTCGCCGACCGGCTGGCCTATCTGCGCGACATGGAGGCCCGGCGGGCCACCATCCTCCAGTCGATCACCGAACAGGGCAAGCTGACCGACGCACTGGCCCGCGCCATTGCCGGAGCGGAGACCAAGTCCGGGCTGGAGGACATCTACCTGCCCTTCAAACCGAAGCGCCGCACCAAGGCGATGATCGCGCGCGAGAACGGGCTGGAGCCGCTGCTGCGCGGCATCCTCGCGCAGCGCGACGCGGACCCCCGGGACAGCGCGGCGGCGTTCCTCTGCGAGGCGGTTCCCACGGTGAAGGACGCGCTGGAAGGCGCGCGCCAGATCCTGATCGAGGAGCTGAGCGAGAACGCCACGCTGCTCGGCCGCCTGCGCGAGTTCATGCGCCGCGAGGCCGAGATCTCCGCCCGCGTGGTGCCGGGCAAGGAGGCGGAGGGGGCCAAGTTCTCCGACTATTTCGACCACCGGGAGACATGGTCCGGCATCCCCTCGCACCGGGCGCTGGCCATCCTGCGCGCGGCGAAGGAGGAGGTGGTGACCGTCGCCATCGCCCCGGACCCGGACACCGGCATCCCGCGCGCCGAGGGCATCATCGCCGCGGAAATCGGCATCGCCGGCTCGGGGCCCGGCGACACCTGGCTGCGCGAGGCCGCGGCCTGGACCTGGCGCGTGAAGCTCAGCCTGTCGATGTACATCGACCTGATGACCGAGCTGCGCCGCCGCGCGCATGAGGAGGCCATCGAGGTTTTCGCCCGCAATCTCAAGGACCTGCTGCTGGCCGCGCCGGCCGGCGCCCGGCCCACGCTGGGGCTTGACCCCGGCATCCGCACCGGGGTGAAGGCCGCGGTGGTCGATGCCACCGGCAAGCTGCTCGAGACGGCCACCCTCTACCCGTTCCAGCCGAAGAATGACCTGCGCGGCGCCTCGGAGACCCTGCTGGGCCTGATCCGGCGGCACGGCATCGAGCTCATCGCCATCGGCAACGGCACCGCCAGCCGCGAGACCGAGCGGCTGGCCGCGGAGGTGATCGCCCGCCTGCCCGAGGGCATGGCGCGGCCCACGAAGGTGGTGGTCTCGGAGGCCGGCGCCTCCGTCTACTCCGCCTCGGAGCTGGCGGCGAAGGAATTCCCGGATGTCGACGTCTCGCTGCGCGGCGCGGTCTCCATCGCGCGGCGCCTGCAGGACCCGCTGGCCGAACTGGTGAAGATCGAGCCGCAGTCCATCGGCGTGGGCCAGTACCAGCACGACGTGGACCAGCGCCGGCTGGCCAAGGCGCTGGAAGCGGTGGTCGAGGACGCGGTGAACGCCGTGGGCGTCGACCTCAACATGGCCTCGGCGCCGCTGCTGGCGCGGGTGGCGGGCCTCGGCCCCTCCCTCGCGCAGGCCATCGTGAGCCACCGTGACACGCATGGCGCCTTCGCCACCCGAAAGGCGCTTCTGAAGGTGACCGGCCTCGGCCCGAAGGCCTTTGAGCAGAGCGCGGGGTTCCTGCGCATCCGCGACGGGAAGGAGCCGCTGGACGCCTCCTCCGTCCACCCGGAAGCCTATGGCGTGGCCCGGCGCATCGTGGAGGCCTGCGGCCGCGACATCCGCGCCATCATGGGCGACAGCGCCGCGCTGAAGGGGCTGCGCCCCGAGCAGTTCGCCGACGAGACCTTCGGCCTGCCCACCGTGCGCGACATCCTCGCCGAGCTGGAGAAACCCGGGCGAGACCCGCGCCCCGGCTTCCGCACCGCCAGCTTCGCCGAGGGCGTGGAGACCATGGCCGACCTGCGCCCGGGCATGCTGCTGGAGGGCACGGTGACCAACGTGGCCGCCTTCGGCGCCTTCGTGGACATCGGCGTGCACCAGGACGGGCTCGTCCACATCAGCCAGCTCGCGGACCGTTTCGTGAAGGACCCGCATGAGGTGGTGAAGGCCGGCGACGTGGTGAAGGTGCGCGTCATGGAGGTCGACGCCCCGCGCAAGCGCATCGGCCTGAGCATGCGCAAGGACGCCGGCGCCGCGCCCCGGCCCGGCCGCGGCGGCGACACCCCCTCCGCAAACCGCGCGCCGAAACCGTCCCGCCCGCCCTCCGGCAGCCCGAAATCCCCCTCCGGCGGCAAGCCGTCAGGCTCGGACATGGGCGCCCTCGGCGCGGCCCTCTCGAAGGCGATGACCCGCAAGGACTGA
- a CDS encoding HTTM domain-containing protein, with protein MSFETALRVTEVLMALCFLQQGAEHMTGLPRERRLFALRSLLCLPLLAGTGTAWALPALLGVSLLILARFRGPYNGGSDRMGLLMLTCLCAARLAPGPTLAETAFAYLAVQLVLSYVVSGQVKVVNPDWRRGVVLVDVFRFSAYPVSESLRGWADRPRLLLAMSWAVMGLELAFPLSLLHPVALACALVLTAAFHLGNACLFGLNRFFWIWLAAYPSLLWFQQRVFG; from the coding sequence ATGAGCTTCGAGACCGCCCTGCGCGTCACCGAAGTGCTGATGGCGCTGTGCTTCCTGCAGCAGGGCGCGGAGCACATGACCGGGCTGCCGCGCGAGCGCCGGCTGTTCGCCCTGCGCAGCCTGCTCTGCCTGCCGCTGCTGGCCGGAACGGGCACGGCCTGGGCCCTGCCGGCGCTGCTGGGCGTGTCCCTGCTGATCCTCGCCCGCTTCCGCGGCCCCTACAACGGCGGGAGCGACCGGATGGGCCTGCTCATGCTCACCTGCCTGTGTGCCGCGCGGCTCGCCCCCGGGCCCACCCTCGCGGAAACCGCCTTCGCCTATCTCGCCGTGCAGCTCGTGCTGTCCTACGTCGTCTCCGGCCAGGTGAAGGTGGTCAACCCGGACTGGCGGCGCGGCGTGGTGCTGGTCGACGTGTTCCGCTTCTCGGCCTATCCGGTGTCGGAGAGCCTGCGCGGCTGGGCCGACCGGCCCCGGCTGCTGCTGGCCATGTCCTGGGCGGTGATGGGGCTGGAACTGGCCTTTCCGCTGTCGCTCCTGCACCCCGTGGCGCTGGCCTGTGCACTGGTGCTCACCGCGGCCTTTCACCTCGGCAACGCCTGCCTGTTCGGGCTGAACCGCTTCTTCTGGATCTGGCTGGCGGCCTATCCCTCCCTGCTGTGGTTCCAGCAGCGGGTGTTCGGGTGA